A stretch of Geomonas oryzisoli DNA encodes these proteins:
- a CDS encoding response regulator transcription factor produces MRILVVEDEKKVASFIKRGLEEEQYEVHTAADGEEGLKLALEKPFDLIVLDWMLPKKDGLSVLKELRERKNVTPILMLTAKDSVEDIVAGLDSGSDDYLTKPFAFAELLARVRALMRRSELDRGAEIRFADLRLDPVTHKVWRKDKEIDLTAKEYGLLEYFMRNPHQVLTRTMIAEHVWDYTFDSFTNIIDVYVNYLRKKIDREADKKLIHTVRGVGYILKEEE; encoded by the coding sequence ATGAGAATCTTGGTGGTTGAAGACGAGAAGAAGGTTGCCAGCTTCATCAAGCGCGGCCTCGAAGAGGAGCAGTACGAAGTCCATACGGCGGCAGACGGCGAAGAGGGCCTCAAGCTTGCGCTGGAGAAGCCGTTCGATCTGATAGTGCTGGACTGGATGCTCCCGAAAAAGGACGGCCTTTCCGTGCTGAAGGAGCTCAGGGAGCGCAAGAACGTGACTCCCATCCTGATGCTCACCGCTAAGGACTCGGTAGAAGATATCGTGGCAGGTCTGGACTCCGGTTCCGACGACTACCTGACCAAGCCGTTCGCCTTCGCCGAGCTGCTGGCCCGCGTCCGTGCGCTGATGAGAAGGAGCGAGCTCGACCGCGGCGCGGAGATTCGTTTCGCCGACCTGCGTCTCGACCCGGTTACCCACAAGGTATGGCGCAAGGACAAGGAGATCGATCTCACCGCCAAGGAGTACGGCCTGCTCGAGTACTTCATGCGCAACCCGCACCAGGTGCTCACCAGGACCATGATCGCCGAGCACGTCTGGGATTACACCTTCGACAGCTTCACCAACATCATCGACGTCTACGTGAACTATCTGCGTAAGAAGATCGACCGTGAAGCAGACAAGAAGCTGATCCACACCGTAAGGGGCGTGGGCTACATCCTCAAAGAAGAAGAGTAG
- a CDS encoding pyruvate, water dikinase regulatory protein yields the protein MYHVYLLSDATGETVERVARAALTQFKDVDVRLRRVGQIRNREDILKALDEVDRFPGIIFYTLVNTELAQFVRNECEARQLDAVDLITPLLFKLAEFLEMRPQKLPGLQYEMNSEYYRRMEAVDFTVKQDDGQEPRNLHKADIVLIGVSRSSKTPLSMYLAHKGYKVANVPIIQGIDPPPELEEVEPERVVGLIIDTQRLVDIRCARLRNLRQSPRGSYADYRQVEEELAYCRRFYRAHPAWLVIDVTNKSVEESAAEILSRLHGDIRHD from the coding sequence ATGTACCACGTTTATTTACTTTCTGATGCAACTGGCGAGACGGTCGAGCGGGTGGCGCGGGCCGCACTGACCCAGTTCAAGGACGTGGATGTCCGCCTGCGCCGGGTCGGGCAGATCAGGAACCGGGAAGACATCCTGAAGGCCCTGGACGAAGTCGACCGGTTCCCTGGCATCATCTTTTACACCCTGGTCAACACGGAGTTGGCGCAGTTCGTCAGGAACGAGTGCGAGGCGAGGCAGCTGGATGCGGTGGACCTGATCACCCCGCTTCTCTTCAAGCTGGCCGAGTTCCTGGAGATGAGGCCGCAGAAGCTTCCCGGCCTGCAGTATGAGATGAACTCCGAGTATTACCGCCGCATGGAGGCGGTTGATTTTACGGTGAAGCAGGACGACGGCCAGGAACCGCGCAACCTGCACAAGGCGGACATCGTCCTGATCGGCGTGTCCCGCTCCTCGAAGACGCCACTTTCCATGTACCTCGCCCATAAGGGGTACAAGGTGGCGAACGTGCCCATCATCCAGGGAATCGATCCTCCCCCCGAGTTGGAGGAGGTTGAACCGGAACGGGTGGTAGGCCTCATTATCGACACGCAGCGACTGGTCGATATCCGTTGCGCGCGGCTCAGGAATTTAAGGCAGAGCCCGCGCGGCAGTTACGCCGACTACAGGCAGGTTGAAGAGGAACTTGCCTACTGCCGGCGCTTTTACCGAGCCCACCCCGCCTGGCTGGTTATCGACGTAACCAATAAATCGGTTGAGGAGTCTGCCGCCGAGATTCTGAGCAGGCTTCATGGTGATATCAGGCACGATTAG
- the prmA gene encoding 50S ribosomal protein L11 methyltransferase: MITDWAEIACDVPAEMVDTLADFLVELTGNGVGVDNLHLDTFSLDTLEDTSIKTVKGYLPLDDSLEDMRIKVEQFLAQHGPDFPGFVYTPPVVTIIKNEDWANNWKVHFKPVRIGKRLVIKPTWEEYQPVEGDLVIQIDPGMAFGTGAHPTTKMCLESLERIAFAAEEGKLPNPVLDVGTGSGVLSIAAALLGATEITAVDIDPEAVRVTQENLELNGVDGVVKASTTDLSQLPGGYAVVVANILAEELVRLSDQLTSRVAPGGRLILSGILTEKEEFVRAGFPALELVENPRELEWSCLTLRKPL, translated from the coding sequence ATGATTACAGACTGGGCGGAAATCGCCTGTGACGTCCCGGCCGAGATGGTCGACACATTAGCGGATTTTTTAGTCGAACTGACCGGCAACGGCGTCGGTGTTGACAACCTGCACCTGGACACCTTTTCCCTGGACACCCTGGAAGACACCAGCATCAAGACGGTGAAGGGGTATCTCCCCCTGGACGATTCCCTTGAGGACATGCGCATCAAGGTAGAGCAGTTCCTGGCCCAGCACGGGCCGGACTTCCCCGGCTTCGTCTACACCCCTCCCGTGGTCACCATCATCAAGAACGAGGACTGGGCCAACAACTGGAAGGTGCACTTCAAGCCGGTGCGGATCGGCAAGCGCCTGGTGATCAAGCCTACCTGGGAGGAGTACCAGCCGGTCGAGGGGGACCTGGTCATCCAGATCGATCCCGGCATGGCCTTCGGCACCGGCGCCCACCCCACCACGAAGATGTGCCTGGAGTCACTGGAGCGGATTGCCTTTGCCGCAGAAGAAGGGAAGCTCCCGAACCCGGTCCTCGACGTCGGCACCGGTTCCGGCGTGCTCAGCATCGCCGCTGCCCTTCTGGGCGCCACCGAGATCACCGCGGTCGACATCGATCCGGAAGCGGTCCGGGTTACACAGGAAAACCTCGAACTCAACGGCGTCGACGGAGTGGTCAAGGCCTCCACCACCGATCTCTCCCAGCTTCCCGGCGGCTACGCCGTCGTAGTGGCCAACATCCTCGCCGAGGAACTGGTGCGCCTCTCCGATCAGCTCACCTCTCGCGTCGCCCCCGGCGGCCGGCTGATCCTCTCCGGCATCCTCACCGAAAAAGAGGAATTCGTCCGTGCCGGCTTCCCCGCCCTGGAGCTGGTGGAAAACCCGCGGGAGCTGGAGTGGTCCTGCCTCACCCTGAGGAAACCGCTCTAG
- a CDS encoding 16S rRNA (uracil(1498)-N(3))-methyltransferase: MRSFFLGDNPVSDGEATITGELYRHMARVLRLKEGAEVELVDADGRRHSGGVVEVGAKSLTVRIETTSAAPEQEPGLRITLYQGLPKGDKLDLILQKCTELGITEVVTFDAARSIVKLRGEKTAGKLARFEKIVQEAARQCGRNSAPRVAIGGSMKEVLGDARHTVKLLLWEGEEKTTLRECLERYEAPESVAVVVGPEGGLSAEEVAAALACGFTPVTLGKRILRTETAGLALVSILQFHWGDLG, encoded by the coding sequence ATGCGCAGCTTCTTTCTCGGCGACAACCCGGTCAGCGACGGGGAAGCCACCATAACCGGCGAACTGTACCGGCACATGGCGCGCGTGCTGCGACTGAAAGAGGGGGCCGAGGTCGAGCTGGTGGACGCCGACGGCAGGCGCCACAGCGGCGGCGTCGTCGAGGTGGGCGCCAAGAGCCTCACCGTCCGCATCGAGACCACCTCCGCCGCGCCCGAGCAGGAGCCGGGGCTGCGGATAACCCTCTACCAGGGGCTGCCCAAGGGGGACAAGCTCGACCTCATCTTGCAAAAATGCACCGAGCTGGGGATAACCGAGGTGGTAACCTTCGACGCCGCGCGCTCCATCGTCAAGCTGCGCGGCGAGAAGACGGCGGGCAAACTGGCGCGTTTCGAGAAGATCGTGCAGGAGGCCGCCCGTCAGTGCGGGCGAAACTCCGCGCCCAGGGTCGCCATTGGCGGGAGCATGAAGGAAGTGCTCGGCGATGCGCGACACACGGTGAAGCTTCTTTTGTGGGAAGGGGAAGAGAAAACGACGTTGCGGGAGTGTCTGGAACGGTACGAGGCGCCAGAGAGCGTGGCGGTTGTGGTCGGCCCGGAAGGGGGACTAAGCGCGGAAGAGGTTGCGGCCGCCCTCGCCTGCGGCTTCACCCCGGTGACACTGGGGAAGCGGATCCTGCGCACCGAGACGGCGGGACTGGCCCTTGTTTCGATCCTACAGTTCCACTGGGGAGACCTGGGGTGA
- a CDS encoding DUF72 domain-containing protein, which produces MLLYIGTSGYSYAEWKGIFYPGDLPAREMLRYYGGQFNSVEINNTFHRMPKDSMLAGWRDEVPETFRFVLKAPQRITHVNRLRDVSDSVSYFFDVAGVMGRQLGAVLFQLPPSLKKDVPLLHDFLALIPPGRRVALQFRHRSWLDDEVFALLHRNDAALCIADIEGEPEIPPVATATWGYLRLRRPDYQVEELDKWAELVRGRGWSEAFVFFKHEDEAKGPLFARRFVELVSG; this is translated from the coding sequence ATGCTCCTGTATATAGGTACCAGCGGTTATTCCTACGCGGAGTGGAAAGGGATCTTCTACCCGGGCGACCTGCCGGCCCGGGAGATGTTGCGCTATTACGGCGGGCAGTTCAACAGCGTGGAAATCAACAACACCTTTCACCGCATGCCCAAGGATTCGATGCTGGCGGGGTGGCGCGACGAGGTACCGGAGACCTTCAGGTTCGTGCTCAAGGCGCCGCAACGCATCACCCACGTGAACCGGCTGCGGGACGTCTCGGATTCGGTGTCGTACTTCTTCGATGTCGCCGGGGTGATGGGAAGGCAACTGGGTGCGGTGCTGTTCCAGCTTCCGCCAAGCCTCAAGAAGGATGTCCCGCTGCTGCACGATTTCCTGGCCCTGATCCCGCCGGGGCGCCGCGTGGCCCTGCAGTTTCGCCACCGCTCCTGGCTGGACGACGAGGTCTTCGCGCTGCTGCACAGAAACGATGCCGCCCTCTGCATCGCGGACATCGAGGGAGAGCCGGAGATTCCTCCCGTCGCTACGGCGACCTGGGGGTACCTGCGGCTGAGACGGCCGGATTACCAGGTGGAGGAGCTCGACAAGTGGGCTGAGTTGGTGCGCGGGAGGGGGTGGAGCGAAGCCTTCGTCTTCTTCAAGCACGAGGATGAGGCCAAGGGACCGCTCTTCGCGCGCCGGTTCGTCGAGCTCGTGTCGGGGTAA
- a CDS encoding ribonuclease D has protein sequence MQNKNKATNPAAAHLVTDQKTLDELVERLSKESVLAFDLEADSLHHYTEKVCLIQVSSPSETRLIDPLAPIDVRALAPIFANPAIKKIFHGADYDMRSLHRDFGIEVVNLFDTMIASQFLGESEFGLAALLKKRFGVELDKRYQKADWSKRPFSQEMLEYAMKDTSLLIELYRQLEAELVAKGRLAWVEEESELVAGVRSPSREGELMCLRFKGANKMKARELAVLEELLKFRDEKARIADVPPFRILSNDLLRELAEKQPRSNFELVGIHTMSSKLIERLGRGLLQAIANGLAAPQDKLPQVQANRRPVLDRLQDEKVKRLKIWREAKSAQLGLGVGLVANNTLLEALAEPGSSQNALLKRWQREAFGDELASLIS, from the coding sequence TTGCAGAACAAAAATAAAGCAACAAATCCCGCAGCGGCACATCTCGTCACCGATCAAAAGACCCTGGATGAACTCGTAGAGCGGCTCTCTAAGGAGTCGGTTCTTGCCTTCGACCTGGAGGCGGACTCGCTGCATCACTATACGGAGAAGGTTTGCCTGATCCAGGTTTCCTCCCCGTCGGAGACCCGCCTGATCGATCCGCTGGCACCGATCGACGTGCGCGCACTGGCTCCCATTTTCGCCAACCCCGCCATCAAGAAGATCTTCCATGGCGCGGACTACGACATGCGCTCGCTGCACCGCGATTTCGGCATCGAGGTGGTGAACCTCTTCGACACCATGATCGCCAGCCAGTTCCTGGGCGAAAGCGAGTTCGGCCTGGCGGCCCTTTTGAAGAAGCGTTTCGGTGTCGAGCTGGACAAGCGCTACCAGAAGGCGGACTGGAGCAAGCGTCCCTTCTCTCAGGAGATGCTGGAGTACGCCATGAAGGACACGTCCCTGCTGATCGAGTTGTACCGTCAGCTCGAGGCGGAGCTGGTGGCCAAGGGGCGCCTGGCCTGGGTCGAGGAAGAGTCCGAGCTGGTGGCCGGGGTGAGATCGCCGTCGCGCGAAGGGGAGCTCATGTGCCTTCGCTTCAAGGGGGCCAACAAGATGAAGGCGCGCGAACTGGCCGTCCTCGAGGAGCTCTTGAAGTTCCGGGACGAGAAGGCCCGCATCGCCGACGTCCCCCCCTTCCGGATCCTCAGTAACGACCTGTTGCGGGAGCTCGCCGAGAAGCAGCCCAGAAGCAACTTCGAGCTGGTGGGCATTCACACCATGTCGTCCAAGCTGATCGAGAGGCTCGGACGCGGCCTGTTGCAGGCCATCGCCAACGGCCTCGCCGCGCCGCAGGACAAGCTGCCGCAGGTGCAGGCGAACCGCCGCCCGGTGCTGGACCGGCTCCAGGACGAGAAGGTGAAGCGGCTGAAGATCTGGCGTGAGGCGAAATCGGCGCAGCTTGGCCTTGGCGTGGGACTGGTCGCCAACAACACGCTGCTGGAGGCGCTGGCCGAGCCGGGCTCCTCGCAGAACGCCCTGCTGAAACGCTGGCAGCGCGAGGCCTTCGGCGACGAGCTGGCCTCGCTGATCTCCTGA
- the hisC gene encoding histidinol-phosphate transaminase — protein sequence MIALRHNIAEMAGYVPGFQPEDIASYIKLNTNENPYPPSPHVTEAIAKEVGEGLRRYPDAASRLAREEAGRLYGFDPSWIIMANGSDEVLNNLIRAFAGEGEEIAYIHPSYSYYGTLAEVQGAKVRTFGLTEEFQPEGMPERYDGKLLFLTNPNAPLGFTYSQNYIADLAGRISGMLVVDEAYVDFAEENSLELVRSFDNVVVTRTFSKSYSLAGMRLGLAIARPEVIAALNKIRDHYNLDRLAQAAATAALHDQAYFLDCVAKIKETRAWFTAELEKIGYHVIPSSGNYVFATPPDRDGTRVYQGLYDRKILVRHFTDPKLRHGLRITIGTKEEMERTIQALIEIGPGC from the coding sequence ATGATCGCCCTGCGGCACAACATCGCAGAGATGGCCGGCTATGTCCCCGGCTTCCAGCCCGAAGACATCGCCTCCTACATCAAGCTGAACACCAACGAGAACCCCTATCCACCTTCCCCGCATGTGACCGAGGCGATCGCCAAGGAAGTCGGCGAGGGACTGCGCCGCTACCCGGACGCCGCGAGTCGCCTGGCGCGCGAAGAAGCTGGGAGGTTGTACGGCTTCGATCCCTCCTGGATCATCATGGCCAACGGCTCGGACGAGGTGCTCAACAACCTGATCCGCGCCTTCGCGGGCGAGGGGGAGGAGATCGCGTACATCCATCCCTCGTACTCATACTACGGCACGCTGGCCGAGGTTCAGGGGGCCAAGGTCCGCACCTTCGGCCTGACCGAGGAGTTTCAGCCGGAAGGGATGCCGGAGCGCTACGACGGCAAGCTCCTCTTCCTTACCAACCCGAATGCTCCGCTTGGCTTCACCTACAGCCAGAACTACATCGCCGATCTGGCCGGGCGCATTTCCGGGATGCTGGTGGTGGACGAGGCCTACGTCGACTTCGCGGAAGAAAACTCGCTGGAACTGGTCCGCTCCTTCGACAACGTGGTGGTCACCCGCACTTTCTCCAAGAGCTACTCCCTGGCAGGGATGAGGCTCGGTCTCGCCATCGCGCGCCCCGAGGTGATCGCCGCCCTGAACAAGATCCGCGACCACTACAACCTCGATCGGCTGGCGCAGGCGGCCGCCACCGCGGCGCTGCACGACCAGGCCTATTTCCTGGACTGCGTGGCGAAGATCAAGGAGACCCGTGCCTGGTTCACCGCCGAGCTCGAGAAGATCGGCTACCATGTCATCCCCTCCAGCGGCAACTATGTCTTCGCCACCCCCCCCGACCGGGACGGCACCCGCGTCTACCAGGGGCTTTACGATCGCAAGATCCTGGTGCGGCACTTCACCGACCCCAAGCTGCGTCACGGTCTGCGCATCACCATCGGCACCAAAGAGGAGATGGAGCGCACCATCCAGGCGCTGATCGAGATCGGCCCGGGGTGCTAA
- the mqnC gene encoding cyclic dehypoxanthinyl futalosine synthase, producing MLNTITEKVAAGADITFDEALWCLTEGDLLVVGRIADSIRRSMHPDGCVSFVVDRNVNYTNVCESQCKFCAFYRTPDAADAYLLANETIMAKIQELVDQGGTQLLMQGGLHPSLDIAYFEALFREIKRRFPGVQNHSLSPAEITHTAKLSGLSIPETLKRLKEAGLDSVPGGGAEILVDSVRAEISPKKIGWQGWATVMREAAKLGMPTTATMMFGSKERIEDVVEHLFRVRELQAQGGSFTAFIPWTYQPGNTELGGETASGVEYLKVLALSRIVLRNIPNIQASWVTQGAKMAQVALFFGANDVGGTMLEENVVAAAGCRFRMSQQQMIELIKGAGFTPVRRTTLYRELERY from the coding sequence ATGCTCAACACCATCACCGAAAAAGTCGCCGCCGGCGCCGACATCACCTTCGACGAGGCACTGTGGTGCCTGACCGAGGGCGATCTCCTCGTCGTAGGTCGCATCGCCGACTCCATCCGTCGCAGCATGCACCCCGACGGTTGCGTCAGCTTCGTGGTCGACCGCAACGTAAACTACACCAACGTCTGCGAGTCCCAGTGCAAGTTCTGCGCGTTCTACCGGACCCCCGATGCCGCCGACGCCTATCTCCTGGCCAATGAAACGATCATGGCCAAGATCCAGGAGCTGGTGGACCAGGGGGGGACGCAGCTCCTGATGCAGGGGGGGCTGCACCCGTCGCTGGACATCGCGTACTTCGAGGCCCTGTTCCGGGAGATCAAGCGCCGCTTCCCGGGTGTTCAAAACCACTCCCTTTCGCCGGCCGAGATCACCCATACCGCGAAGCTCTCGGGGCTCTCCATTCCCGAGACCTTGAAGCGCCTGAAGGAGGCGGGGCTTGACTCCGTGCCCGGCGGTGGGGCCGAGATCCTGGTGGACAGCGTCCGTGCCGAAATATCGCCCAAGAAGATCGGCTGGCAGGGGTGGGCCACCGTCATGCGCGAGGCGGCAAAGCTTGGCATGCCGACCACCGCGACCATGATGTTCGGCAGCAAGGAGCGCATCGAAGACGTTGTCGAGCACCTGTTCCGCGTGCGCGAGCTGCAGGCGCAGGGGGGAAGCTTCACCGCTTTCATCCCCTGGACCTACCAGCCCGGCAACACCGAGCTGGGGGGAGAGACCGCGAGCGGGGTGGAATACCTCAAGGTGCTGGCGCTTTCCCGCATCGTGCTCAGGAATATTCCGAATATCCAGGCGAGTTGGGTGACCCAAGGGGCGAAGATGGCCCAGGTGGCGCTCTTCTTCGGCGCGAACGACGTCGGGGGGACCATGCTGGAGGAAAACGTGGTGGCCGCGGCCGGCTGCCGCTTCCGGATGTCCCAGCAGCAGATGATCGAGCTCATCAAGGGCGCCGGCTTCACTCCGGTCCGCCGCACCACCCTTTACCGGGAACTGGAACGGTATTAG
- a CDS encoding IS481 family transposase yields the protein MPWQEVTTMTLRTEFVMLAIQDGSNISQLCRQFNISRDKGYKWIRRYKEHGDAGLYDCSRRPHNSPVQTDVSVESAILALRKEHPAWGGRKIKACLEADGKQVFPAASTITEILRRNGQLAPAESAKHRAFIRFEHPHPNALWQMDFKGHFLTRQGRCHPLTVLDDHSRYNLVLQACGDETTASVKNALVAAFRNYGLPDRMTMDNGSPWGDDGEYQLTVLTAWLIRLGVGVSHSRPYHPQTQGKDERFHRTLLVEAIAGKNFDDLAQCQQAFDEFRVLYNSKRPHESLGQKPPVTRYQPSARMYPEVPPRIEYAPGDHVRKVQDKGIVFFKGQVFRVSRALRGEPVAFRPTDQDGTFLIYYCHHKLREIRIGEKKVSPMSPNDCHP from the coding sequence ATGCCTTGGCAAGAGGTGACGACCATGACCCTCAGGACAGAGTTCGTGATGTTAGCGATTCAAGACGGCAGCAATATTTCGCAGCTTTGTCGGCAGTTCAACATCAGCCGCGACAAAGGCTATAAGTGGATTCGTCGGTATAAGGAGCATGGAGATGCTGGCCTTTACGACTGCTCTCGACGCCCCCATAACAGTCCTGTACAGACTGATGTCTCCGTCGAGAGTGCAATCCTTGCGCTTAGAAAAGAGCACCCGGCTTGGGGTGGCCGTAAGATCAAGGCTTGTCTGGAAGCAGACGGGAAACAAGTGTTCCCTGCAGCTTCCACGATTACTGAGATCTTACGCCGTAACGGTCAGTTAGCCCCGGCAGAGTCCGCAAAGCACAGGGCTTTTATTCGTTTTGAGCATCCCCACCCGAATGCTCTGTGGCAGATGGACTTCAAAGGCCATTTTCTAACCCGTCAGGGCCGCTGTCACCCGTTGACGGTCCTAGATGACCACTCTCGCTACAACCTGGTGCTCCAAGCTTGTGGCGACGAGACAACTGCTAGCGTAAAGAATGCTCTTGTTGCCGCCTTTCGAAACTACGGATTGCCAGACCGAATGACCATGGATAATGGCAGTCCCTGGGGAGACGACGGAGAATACCAACTCACTGTGCTGACAGCCTGGTTAATCCGGCTCGGAGTAGGTGTGAGTCATTCACGGCCATACCACCCTCAGACCCAGGGTAAAGACGAGCGGTTTCACCGCACCCTGCTTGTAGAAGCAATAGCTGGTAAAAATTTCGACGATTTAGCTCAATGCCAACAAGCTTTTGACGAGTTTAGAGTCTTGTACAACTCAAAGCGGCCACATGAGTCATTAGGGCAAAAGCCGCCAGTTACCCGCTATCAGCCAAGTGCACGGATGTACCCAGAGGTGCCACCGCGAATCGAGTATGCGCCCGGTGATCACGTCCGAAAAGTGCAGGACAAAGGGATCGTCTTCTTCAAAGGCCAAGTGTTCAGGGTCTCCAGGGCGTTACGAGGGGAACCGGTTGCTTTTCGCCCCACGGATCAGGACGGAACATTTTTGATTTACTACTGCCACCACAAGCTCCGGGAGATCCGGATTGGTGAGAAAAAAGTGTCACCCATGTCTCCGAACGACTGTCACCCTTGA
- the mqnE gene encoding aminofutalosine synthase MqnE produces MTFAAIAEKVLSGARIDEAEALLLFRHPNLLELGELAQAVNERRNGRKVFFNVNRHINHTNICVNRCRFCAFFRRPGEAGAYLMSLDEVRGRAEEALQQGATEIHVVGGLHPDLPFEFYLELLATVKSVSPDLHVKAFTAVEIAYLADLAKLSIPQTLEKLKEAGLGSLPGGGAEIFAPEIRNQLCPEKISGAEWLAIMEQVHNAGLKSNATMLYGHLESVEDRVDHMRQLRELQDKTGGFQVFIPLAFQPEHSQLKIGGSGTSGVDDLRTLAVGRIYLDNFANVKAYWVMLGEKIAQVSLCFGVNDLDGTVVEERIGHEAGADTPQAMSRDSIVAMIRKAGRIPVERDTLYRELRVY; encoded by the coding sequence ATGACATTTGCAGCCATAGCAGAGAAAGTCCTCTCCGGCGCGCGCATCGACGAGGCCGAAGCGCTCCTGCTGTTCCGGCACCCGAACCTCCTCGAGCTGGGCGAACTGGCCCAGGCGGTGAACGAGCGGCGCAACGGCCGCAAGGTCTTCTTCAACGTCAACCGTCACATCAACCACACCAACATCTGTGTAAACCGCTGCCGTTTCTGTGCCTTCTTCCGCAGGCCCGGCGAGGCCGGCGCCTACCTGATGTCGTTGGACGAGGTGCGCGGCCGCGCCGAGGAGGCGCTCCAGCAGGGTGCCACCGAGATCCACGTGGTTGGCGGCCTGCACCCGGATCTCCCTTTCGAGTTCTACCTTGAACTGCTGGCTACCGTGAAGTCGGTCTCCCCGGATTTGCACGTGAAGGCCTTCACCGCCGTGGAGATCGCCTATTTGGCGGACCTCGCCAAGCTCTCCATCCCGCAGACCCTGGAAAAGCTCAAGGAAGCAGGTCTGGGCTCCCTGCCGGGAGGGGGCGCCGAGATCTTCGCCCCGGAGATCCGCAACCAGCTCTGCCCGGAGAAGATCAGTGGCGCGGAATGGCTCGCCATCATGGAGCAGGTGCACAACGCCGGGCTCAAATCCAACGCCACCATGCTCTATGGTCACCTGGAGAGCGTCGAGGACCGGGTCGATCACATGCGCCAGCTGCGGGAGCTGCAGGACAAGACCGGCGGGTTCCAGGTTTTCATCCCGCTTGCCTTCCAGCCCGAGCATTCCCAGCTGAAGATCGGCGGCAGCGGCACCAGCGGTGTCGACGACCTGCGTACCCTCGCCGTCGGCCGCATCTATCTCGACAACTTCGCCAACGTCAAGGCCTACTGGGTCATGCTGGGGGAGAAGATCGCCCAGGTTTCGCTCTGCTTCGGCGTGAACGATCTGGACGGCACCGTGGTCGAGGAGCGCATCGGTCATGAAGCCGGCGCCGACACACCGCAGGCCATGAGCCGCGACTCCATCGTCGCCATGATCCGCAAGGCGGGCCGTATTCCCGTCGAGCGCGACACCCTCTATCGCGAGCTCCGGGTTTACTAA
- a CDS encoding UbiX family flavin prenyltransferase, giving the protein MKQRHFVVAITGASGSIYALRLIEELLRSGARVSALITEAGFAVLREECGLEWGGAAQVVQEQLRQRVGGEANPPRPPFAKGGACKGGELRYYACDDLFAPIASGSSAPDAMLVVPCSMGTLSRISCGNAGNLLERAADVMLKEARPLVLVPRETPLNAIHLEHMLKLSRLGVRIVPAMPGFYHQPQSMEDLVDFVVGKVLDSVQVEHTLFRRWGGE; this is encoded by the coding sequence GTGAAGCAGCGTCATTTCGTAGTCGCCATAACCGGGGCCTCCGGAAGCATCTACGCGCTCAGGTTGATCGAGGAACTGCTCCGTTCGGGGGCGCGCGTCAGCGCGCTGATCACCGAGGCCGGTTTTGCCGTGCTGCGCGAGGAGTGCGGCCTGGAATGGGGCGGCGCGGCGCAGGTGGTGCAGGAGCAACTGCGGCAGCGGGTGGGGGGAGAGGCAAATCCCCCCCGGCCCCCCTTCGCAAAGGGGGGAGCCTGTAAGGGTGGCGAGCTTCGCTACTACGCCTGCGACGATCTTTTTGCGCCCATCGCCAGCGGGTCGTCGGCACCTGACGCCATGCTGGTGGTTCCCTGCTCCATGGGGACCCTGTCCCGCATCAGCTGCGGCAACGCCGGCAACCTTCTGGAACGTGCCGCCGACGTGATGCTCAAGGAGGCGCGCCCCCTGGTGCTGGTGCCGCGCGAGACCCCGTTGAACGCCATCCACCTGGAGCACATGCTGAAGCTGTCCCGGCTGGGGGTGAGGATTGTGCCGGCAATGCCCGGCTTTTACCACCAGCCGCAGAGCATGGAGGACCTGGTGGACTTTGTGGTCGGCAAGGTGCTGGACAGCGTGCAGGTGGAGCACACCCTGTTCCGCCGCTGGGGCGGTGAGTAA